One Algibacter sp. L3A6 genomic region harbors:
- the murA gene encoding UDP-N-acetylglucosamine 1-carboxyvinyltransferase: MGTFKIEGGHQLKGSIQPQGAKNEALQILCAVLLTPELVTINNIPDIIDVNKLINLLRKLGVKVEKISKGSYTFQADEVDLDYLESDAFKVDGRGLRGSIMIVGPLLARFGKGYIPKPGGDKIGRRRLDTHFEGLINLGAKFKYSKEDQFYGVEAEYLTGTYMLLEEASVTGTANIVMAAVLARGTTTIYNAACEPYLQQLCKMLNRMGAKISGVGSNMLIIEGVEVLGGTEHRMLPDMIEIGSWIGLAAMTKSELTISNVSWNDLGVIPSVFRKLGITVEKQGDDIHIPAHTNGYEIQSYIDGSILTISDAPWPGFTPDLLSIILVVATQARGSVLIHQKMFESRLFFVDKLIDMGAKIILCDPHRATVIGHDFKSTLKATTMTSPDIRAGVSLLIAALSAKGTSTIQNIEQIDRGYENIDERLRAIGAKIERVE; encoded by the coding sequence ATGGGAACATTTAAAATTGAAGGAGGACACCAATTAAAAGGTAGTATCCAACCTCAAGGAGCAAAAAACGAAGCTTTACAAATTCTATGTGCCGTTCTACTTACTCCAGAACTGGTTACAATTAATAATATTCCAGACATTATAGATGTTAATAAGCTTATAAACTTGTTAAGAAAGCTAGGTGTTAAGGTTGAAAAAATAAGCAAAGGAAGTTATACTTTTCAAGCCGACGAAGTTGATTTAGATTATCTAGAATCTGATGCTTTTAAAGTGGATGGTCGTGGTTTACGAGGATCTATAATGATTGTTGGGCCTTTATTAGCTCGTTTTGGTAAAGGGTATATTCCAAAACCAGGAGGAGATAAAATTGGTCGTCGTAGATTAGATACGCATTTTGAAGGCTTAATTAATTTAGGTGCTAAATTTAAATATAGTAAAGAAGATCAGTTTTACGGTGTAGAAGCCGAGTATTTAACTGGAACTTATATGTTGCTTGAAGAAGCATCGGTTACCGGAACAGCAAATATTGTAATGGCTGCTGTTTTAGCCCGAGGAACAACTACAATTTACAATGCGGCTTGTGAGCCTTATTTGCAGCAGCTTTGTAAAATGCTAAACAGAATGGGCGCCAAAATTAGTGGTGTTGGTTCTAACATGCTTATTATAGAGGGTGTTGAAGTTTTAGGAGGTACGGAACACCGTATGCTTCCTGATATGATAGAAATTGGAAGTTGGATTGGTCTTGCGGCTATGACGAAAAGTGAACTTACCATTTCTAATGTAAGCTGGAACGATTTAGGCGTAATACCTAGCGTTTTTAGAAAATTAGGAATCACCGTTGAAAAGCAAGGCGATGATATTCATATTCCTGCACATACTAACGGTTACGAAATTCAAAGTTATATAGATGGTTCTATTTTAACCATTTCCGATGCGCCTTGGCCTGGTTTTACTCCAGATTTATTGAGTATCATTCTAGTTGTGGCTACACAAGCTAGAGGTAGTGTTTTAATACATCAAAAAATGTTCGAAAGTCGTTTGTTCTTCGTTGATAAATTGATCGATATGGGGGCAAAAATTATTTTATGCGATCCGCATAGAGCTACCGTTATTGGTCACGATTTTAAATCAACTTTAAAAGCAACAACCATGACGTCTCCAGATATTCGTGCGGGTGTGTCTTTACTTATTGCAGCACTTTCTGCAAAAGGAACATCGACCATACAGAATATAGAGCAAATAGATCGTGGTTACGAAAACATCGACGAGCGCTTACGCGCTATTGGTGCCAAAATAGAACGTGTAGAGTAA
- a CDS encoding DUF4290 domain-containing protein, which yields MIDDLEYNTEREHLIIPEYGRHMQKMINYAKTRETKEERNKLATGIIAVMGNMQPHLRDVPDFKHKLWDQLFIMSNFELDADSPYEIPTKEIYEERPEPLKYPQNFPKYRFYGNNIKTMIDVANTWEDGELKEALLYTIANHMKKCFLNWNKDTVEDAVIYGHLFELSEGKIDLRNSEEDLSDSTSLLRTKSKFANNNNKKGGQKKSNSTNNRQRKRY from the coding sequence TTGATAGACGATTTAGAGTACAACACAGAGCGTGAGCATTTAATCATTCCAGAGTACGGAAGACATATGCAGAAGATGATTAATTACGCTAAAACAAGAGAAACAAAAGAAGAACGTAATAAATTAGCCACCGGTATTATTGCTGTAATGGGTAATATGCAACCGCATTTACGCGATGTTCCAGATTTTAAACATAAACTTTGGGATCAGCTTTTTATCATGTCTAATTTTGAATTAGATGCAGATTCTCCTTACGAAATTCCTACTAAAGAAATTTACGAAGAGCGTCCTGAGCCTTTAAAATACCCACAAAACTTCCCGAAATATCGTTTCTACGGAAATAATATTAAAACCATGATCGATGTGGCAAACACATGGGAAGATGGTGAATTAAAAGAAGCGTTGCTTTATACCATTGCAAATCACATGAAAAAGTGTTTTTTAAATTGGAATAAAGATACCGTTGAAGATGCCGTTATTTACGGACATCTGTTCGAATTATCTGAAGGAAAAATAGATCTTCGAAATTCTGAAGAAGATTTATCAGATTCTACTAGTTTGTTGAGAACTAAATCGAAATTCGCCAATAATAACAATAAAAAAGGTGGTCAAAAAAAGAGCAATAGCACTAATAACCGCCAAAGAAAACGCTACTAA
- a CDS encoding DUF493 family protein, which yields MSTPPNSEEFYDKLKEQLYDTDVWPAEYLYKFIVLSNKEKIEKIETIFDGLGAVIKTKESKNGKYTSVSIDVVMEKPEAVIEKYKEVASKIEGVISL from the coding sequence ATGAGCACACCTCCAAATTCAGAAGAATTTTACGATAAATTAAAAGAACAATTATACGATACAGACGTTTGGCCTGCAGAATACTTATATAAATTCATTGTACTTTCAAACAAAGAAAAAATTGAAAAAATTGAAACTATTTTCGATGGTTTAGGTGCTGTGATCAAAACAAAAGAATCTAAAAACGGTAAATATACTAGTGTTTCTATTGATGTTGTTATGGAAAAACCTGAAGCTGTTATCGAGAAATACAAAGAGGTCGCTTCTAAAATAGAAGGTGTAATTAGCCTTTAA
- a CDS encoding AAA family ATPase, which produces MNTKKIVITGGPGTGKSTLINELIKRGHTCLEEISRQVILEAKKEGIDQLFLTNPLMFSELLLKGRQKQFVDAELFKNEIVFFDRGLPDVLAYMDFIGDECPENFIETCNKSKYHTVFILKPWEAIYTSDNERYETFDQALEIHDHLVKTYENYDYNLIDVPFDTVENRTNFILNELKI; this is translated from the coding sequence TTGAACACTAAAAAGATTGTTATTACGGGCGGTCCAGGAACTGGAAAATCAACTTTAATTAATGAATTAATAAAAAGAGGCCATACTTGTTTAGAAGAAATTTCGCGACAAGTAATTTTAGAAGCAAAAAAAGAAGGTATCGATCAACTCTTTTTAACCAACCCGCTCATGTTTAGCGAACTCCTTTTAAAGGGCCGACAAAAACAATTTGTTGATGCCGAATTATTTAAAAATGAAATCGTATTTTTCGATCGTGGTTTGCCAGATGTATTAGCTTACATGGATTTTATTGGCGACGAATGCCCAGAAAACTTCATTGAAACTTGCAACAAATCTAAATACCACACCGTTTTTATATTAAAACCTTGGGAAGCTATTTACACCAGCGATAATGAACGCTACGAGACTTTTGATCAAGCCTTAGAAATTCACGATCACTTAGTAAAAACCTATGAAAACTACGACTATAATTTAATAGATGTACCTTTTGATACTGTTGAGAATAGAACCAATTTTATTTTAAACGAATTAAAGATATAA
- a CDS encoding ATP-dependent DNA helicase RecQ, with the protein MEHPINILERYWKFTEFRPNQEAIINSVLAGEDTFALLPTGGGKSLCFQIPALVKKGICIVVSPLIALMKDQVQSLNNKGIKAMALTSGISYKELDTLLDNCIYGNYKFLYLSPERLQQELVQDRIRLMNVNLIAIDEAHCISQWGSDFRPAYNNIALLRQLQPTVNAIALTASAKPEVIDDIVKQLDFINPKIFKQSFLRPNLAYLVYDENDKYYRIQTILKKYKQSSIIYVRNRKLTIELSSFLESKNITATFYHGGLHNSEKDKNMDAWINNRKQVMVATNAFGMGIDKPDVKTVVHISLPESIESYFQEAGRVGRNGDKAFAVILKNKSDEANIKKQFLGSLASVDFVKQVYRKLCNYFQVPYGEGEYSTFEFDFNTFCKTYKFSPSSCYNALLILDRNSIITLSKQFKNKVTVQFIISNSALFNYLDTHTEYSIIVKSILRMYGGVFEQVTKIALAKITEKSAISEVKIVNALKQLEHDGIITLKLSATDAEVTFIQPREDDKTINRIAKTIEQQNDLKQQQVKAMLDYVENESVCKSMQLLAYFGETEISPCGICSVCTQAKKVKVSSNDITTIKNQVIELLENGNQSSRQISALLNTSEEQIKQVLKLLLEHQIVTITAKNTYKLSHL; encoded by the coding sequence ATGGAACACCCTATTAACATACTAGAACGTTATTGGAAATTCACCGAATTCCGACCAAACCAAGAAGCCATTATAAATTCGGTTTTGGCAGGTGAGGATACTTTTGCGCTTTTGCCAACTGGTGGTGGAAAATCTTTATGTTTCCAAATTCCTGCTCTAGTAAAAAAAGGGATATGCATTGTTGTATCTCCACTTATTGCTTTAATGAAAGACCAAGTACAGTCTTTAAACAATAAAGGGATTAAGGCCATGGCGCTTACAAGTGGTATTTCATATAAAGAATTAGACACGCTTCTAGACAATTGTATCTACGGAAATTACAAGTTTCTATACCTATCTCCCGAGCGACTGCAACAAGAATTGGTGCAAGACCGCATTAGGTTAATGAATGTGAATTTAATCGCCATAGATGAGGCACACTGTATTTCGCAATGGGGTAGCGATTTTAGACCGGCTTATAATAATATTGCGCTTTTAAGACAATTACAACCAACCGTAAACGCTATTGCCCTTACAGCATCCGCAAAACCTGAGGTAATTGATGATATTGTAAAACAACTCGATTTTATTAACCCTAAAATATTTAAGCAATCTTTTTTGAGACCCAATTTGGCTTATTTAGTTTATGATGAAAATGATAAGTATTACAGAATACAGACGATATTAAAAAAATATAAACAGTCTTCCATTATTTATGTTAGAAATAGAAAACTAACTATTGAGTTAAGTTCTTTTTTAGAATCTAAAAACATAACCGCTACCTTTTACCATGGTGGTTTACACAATAGTGAAAAGGATAAAAACATGGATGCCTGGATTAATAACCGAAAACAGGTTATGGTGGCTACAAATGCTTTTGGAATGGGGATTGATAAACCCGATGTAAAAACCGTGGTACATATTAGCCTACCAGAAAGTATAGAAAGCTACTTTCAAGAAGCCGGACGGGTTGGCCGAAATGGCGATAAGGCTTTTGCAGTAATTTTGAAAAACAAAAGTGACGAAGCTAATATTAAAAAACAGTTTTTAGGATCACTTGCTAGTGTCGATTTTGTAAAGCAAGTTTACAGAAAACTATGTAATTATTTTCAGGTGCCTTATGGTGAAGGTGAATATTCAACTTTTGAGTTCGATTTTAATACCTTTTGCAAAACGTACAAGTTTAGCCCAAGCTCGTGCTATAACGCTTTATTGATTTTAGATAGAAATAGTATAATTACGCTTTCTAAACAATTTAAAAACAAGGTTACAGTACAGTTCATTATTTCTAACTCGGCATTGTTCAATTATTTAGATACACATACCGAGTACAGTATTATTGTAAAATCTATTTTACGCATGTATGGCGGTGTTTTTGAGCAAGTCACCAAAATTGCATTGGCCAAAATAACCGAGAAATCGGCGATAAGCGAAGTTAAAATAGTGAACGCTTTAAAACAGCTAGAACATGATGGTATTATCACCTTAAAACTATCTGCAACAGATGCAGAAGTTACTTTTATTCAGCCACGAGAAGATGATAAAACTATTAACAGAATAGCAAAAACTATAGAACAGCAAAATGATTTAAAGCAACAGCAAGTAAAGGCGATGCTAGATTATGTTGAAAACGAATCGGTGTGTAAAAGCATGCAACTCCTCGCCTATTTTGGAGAAACAGAAATTAGTCCTTGCGGTATTTGTTCGGTTTGCACTCAAGCTAAAAAAGTTAAGGTTTCATCAAATGATATCACAACTATAAAAAACCAAGTTATTGAGCTTTTAGAAAATGGTAATCAATCTTCTAGACAAATTTCGGCTTTACTAAACACTTCCGAAGAACAGATAAAACAGGTTTTAAAATTACTTTTAGAACATCAAATAGTAACGATAACAGCAAAGAATACTTATAAGTTGAGCCATTTATAA
- the fmt gene encoding methionyl-tRNA formyltransferase — MKDLKIVFMGTPDFAVTILKTLVENKQNIVGVITAPDKPAGRGRKLNESAVKVYAKSVGLNILQPTNLKNEDFLEELKALNANLQIVVAFRMLPKAVWQMPEYGTFNLHASLLPNYRGAAPINWAIINGETKTGVSTFFIDEKIDTGAMILQEEIKIEPEEHAGSLHDKLMHLGSDLVLKTVNLIKEGPVKTVAQQETADIKTAYKLNKDNCKIDWNASIEDIHNKIRGLSPYPAAWCTLINGDDSLDIKIYSAKKEIIEHKDAIGLIVSTKKELKVAVSKGYLIIDDIKLPGKRTMDVKSLLNGYQFESDAKML, encoded by the coding sequence ATGAAAGATTTAAAAATAGTATTTATGGGAACGCCTGATTTTGCCGTTACCATTTTAAAAACATTAGTAGAAAACAAACAAAACATAGTTGGGGTAATTACGGCTCCAGATAAACCTGCAGGACGTGGCCGTAAACTAAACGAAAGCGCCGTAAAGGTTTATGCAAAATCGGTTGGATTAAATATTTTACAACCTACCAACTTAAAGAATGAAGACTTTTTGGAAGAATTAAAGGCTTTAAATGCGAATTTACAAATTGTAGTAGCCTTTAGAATGTTACCGAAAGCGGTTTGGCAAATGCCTGAATATGGTACTTTTAATTTGCACGCTTCTTTATTACCTAACTATCGTGGAGCTGCTCCTATTAATTGGGCTATTATAAATGGAGAAACAAAAACAGGCGTTTCAACCTTCTTTATTGATGAGAAAATTGATACTGGCGCTATGATTCTTCAAGAAGAAATAAAAATAGAACCAGAAGAACATGCAGGAAGCTTACATGATAAGTTAATGCACTTAGGAAGTGATTTGGTTTTAAAAACGGTTAACCTTATTAAAGAAGGCCCTGTTAAAACAGTTGCACAACAAGAAACGGCAGATATAAAAACGGCATACAAACTAAATAAGGATAACTGCAAAATAGATTGGAATGCCTCTATAGAAGATATCCATAATAAAATACGTGGTTTAAGCCCATACCCAGCAGCATGGTGTACCTTAATTAATGGTGATGACAGCTTAGATATTAAAATTTATAGCGCAAAAAAAGAAATTATTGAGCATAAGGATGCTATAGGACTTATTGTTTCTACAAAAAAAGAGTTAAAAGTCGCTGTGAGTAAAGGTTACCTCATTATAGATGATATTAAGCTTCCTGGTAAGCGCACTATGGATGTAAAATCCCTTTTAAATGGCTATCAATTTGAAAGCGATGCAAAAATGCTGTAA
- a CDS encoding HU family DNA-binding protein has protein sequence MNKTDLIDAMAEHAGITKAAAKKALECAIIEIEGALQKGNRVSLVGFGSWSVSKRAAREGRNPQTGDTIQIKAKNVVKFKAGADLSSAVN, from the coding sequence ATGAACAAGACAGATTTAATCGATGCTATGGCAGAACACGCAGGAATTACTAAGGCTGCTGCTAAAAAAGCTTTAGAATGTGCAATTATTGAAATCGAAGGAGCTTTACAAAAAGGTAACAGAGTTTCTTTAGTAGGTTTTGGTTCTTGGTCAGTTTCTAAAAGAGCTGCAAGAGAAGGAAGAAACCCTCAAACAGGTGATACTATCCAAATTAAAGCAAAAAACGTTGTAAAGTTTAAAGCTGGTGCAGATTTATCAAGTGCAGTAAACTAA
- a CDS encoding YqgE/AlgH family protein, producing the protein MVTTQPKKGDLLIAEPAIIGDVSFNRSIVLLADHTIEGSIGFILNKPLEYTINDLIPELDASFKVYNGGPVEQDNLYFIHKIPELIPNSIEISLGIYWGGDFNEVAELIANKTINENDIKFFLGYSGWDTNQLSDELKANSWVVTENIYKKDVIEKSYKSFWKEKMLEFGGEYSIWSNAPENPSYN; encoded by the coding sequence ATGGTGACTACACAACCAAAAAAAGGTGATTTATTAATAGCAGAACCAGCTATTATTGGAGACGTTTCATTTAATCGTTCTATTGTTTTACTAGCCGATCATACTATTGAAGGTTCTATTGGTTTTATTTTAAATAAGCCTTTAGAATATACTATAAACGACTTAATACCAGAGCTTGATGCCTCGTTTAAAGTTTATAATGGCGGCCCTGTGGAGCAAGATAATCTTTACTTTATTCATAAAATACCAGAACTAATACCAAACAGTATTGAAATATCTTTAGGTATTTATTGGGGTGGCGATTTTAATGAAGTAGCAGAACTTATTGCTAACAAAACCATTAACGAAAACGACATAAAGTTCTTTTTAGGCTATTCTGGATGGGATACTAACCAATTATCTGATGAGTTAAAAGCTAATTCTTGGGTTGTTACCGAAAATATCTATAAAAAAGATGTTATAGAAAAAAGCTACAAATCTTTCTGGAAAGAAAAAATGTTAGAATTTGGTGGAGAATATAGTATTTGGTCTAATGCTCCAGAAAACCCGAGTTATAATTAA
- a CDS encoding aminotransferase class IV, protein MVNFNENILEDNTLLSINNRGFAYGDALFETIKASYGKLLFWEDHYFRLMASMRIMRMEIPMNFTMEYLEEQIQKTLTENNLSNASSRVKLTVFRNEGGLYLPETNDISFLIAVKPIDTDFYIVKDAFYEVDLFKDYYVSPSLLSSLKTNNKALNVVGSIYAKENKLDNCLVLNTDKQVIEALNGNVFVVKGNTIKTPPIENGCLKGIMRKQIIETIESLPEYELVEEAISPFELQKADEIFITNVIVGIQAVSKYRKKTFKSEVSKLLIQKLNIKIRVS, encoded by the coding sequence ATGGTAAATTTTAACGAAAATATTTTAGAAGATAATACACTATTATCTATTAATAACAGAGGGTTTGCATATGGTGATGCCTTATTTGAAACAATTAAAGCCTCTTATGGTAAATTGTTGTTTTGGGAAGATCATTATTTTAGACTTATGGCGTCTATGCGAATTATGCGCATGGAGATTCCTATGAATTTTACCATGGAATATTTGGAGGAGCAAATACAAAAGACCTTAACGGAAAACAATTTATCAAACGCATCTTCTCGAGTAAAATTAACGGTGTTTAGAAACGAAGGTGGCTTGTATTTACCCGAAACCAACGATATTAGTTTTCTAATTGCTGTAAAACCTATTGATACCGATTTTTATATCGTGAAAGACGCCTTCTACGAGGTCGATTTATTTAAAGATTACTATGTGTCTCCAAGTTTATTATCGAGCTTAAAAACTAATAACAAGGCTTTAAATGTAGTTGGTAGTATCTATGCCAAAGAAAACAAACTCGACAATTGTTTAGTTTTAAATACCGATAAGCAAGTAATTGAAGCTTTAAACGGAAATGTGTTTGTTGTAAAAGGCAATACTATAAAAACGCCACCAATAGAAAACGGTTGTTTAAAAGGTATAATGCGTAAGCAAATTATAGAAACAATAGAAAGTTTACCCGAATACGAATTGGTAGAAGAGGCAATTTCTCCTTTTGAACTTCAAAAGGCAGACGAAATTTTTATTACCAATGTCATTGTTGGTATTCAAGCGGTAAGTAAATACAGGAAAAAGACTTTTAAATCAGAAGTATCTAAACTTTTAATTCAAAAATTAAATATTAAAATTAGAGTAAGTTAA
- a CDS encoding START-like domain-containing protein yields the protein MDEKVKYNIEFPIQASPQLLYQYISTPSGLSEWFSDNVNSRGELFTFIWDGSEEKAKLLNKKSGERVKFRWLEDEEEGDSYYFEIRIQVDEITKDVSLMVTDYAEEDEVDESKMLWTNQISSLKQVLGSA from the coding sequence ATGGACGAGAAAGTAAAATATAATATAGAGTTTCCTATACAAGCATCACCACAATTGTTATATCAATATATATCAACACCTTCTGGATTATCTGAATGGTTTTCAGACAACGTAAATTCAAGAGGAGAGTTGTTTACTTTTATTTGGGATGGTAGCGAAGAAAAAGCAAAACTATTAAATAAAAAAAGTGGAGAGCGTGTTAAATTTAGATGGTTAGAAGATGAAGAGGAAGGCGATTCTTATTATTTTGAAATTAGAATTCAAGTAGATGAAATTACAAAGGATGTTTCTTTAATGGTGACTGATTATGCCGAAGAAGATGAAGTAGACGAATCTAAAATGCTTTGGACTAACCAAATATCAAGTTTAAAGCAAGTATTAGGCTCAGCGTAA
- a CDS encoding tyrosine-type recombinase/integrase: MLNINEFITFEHENEHDLEYDLAHKKIFSTPKIHTANGDLSKRWYVYFSFRDPKTGKLKRMKNIYGSANSHKNQEDRLALLSRYRRRLLKLLKEGYNPFLDNTEFHKNKLAKKNEVLAPVEQAKTVPFEQPIPTEVKVETPKQEITEKEEDKMTIREAFDFSLELKAKVINERSLKDYFYSTNAVVKWVKENKPKIKTIDQFTKKIALEFLNSVLLKSSARNRNNYRLNLSSLMQTLEDNEIIASNPMRKISVLKSIPKRNQTYSANEQEDIFKYLEKEDPILLLYIKFISYNLLRPIEVCRLKIKDFDLKNNTIKFKAKNSPLKTKIIPKIILKELPDLSKLNPENFLFTPVKLGGAWDATENNRRDYFSKRFKSVVKEKFNLDNNHGLYSFRHTFITKLYRALAQSTSPHAAKSELMSITGHSSMQALEKYLRDIDAELPNDYSDLL, from the coding sequence ATGCTTAATATAAACGAATTCATTACATTTGAACACGAAAATGAACACGATTTAGAATACGATTTGGCACACAAAAAGATTTTTTCAACTCCTAAAATCCACACCGCTAACGGAGATTTATCAAAACGTTGGTACGTCTATTTTTCTTTTCGAGATCCTAAAACAGGGAAGCTCAAGCGAATGAAAAATATTTATGGTTCTGCCAACTCTCACAAAAACCAAGAAGATAGGCTTGCACTTTTATCTCGATACCGTAGAAGACTTTTAAAATTACTTAAAGAAGGCTACAATCCATTTCTTGATAATACAGAATTTCATAAAAATAAACTTGCTAAAAAAAATGAAGTTCTTGCTCCTGTTGAACAAGCTAAAACTGTTCCTTTTGAACAACCTATTCCTACGGAAGTTAAAGTTGAAACTCCAAAACAAGAAATAACAGAAAAAGAAGAGGATAAAATGACGATTCGAGAAGCTTTTGATTTTAGTTTGGAACTAAAAGCTAAAGTAATTAATGAAAGATCGCTTAAGGATTACTTCTACTCTACCAATGCGGTTGTAAAATGGGTGAAAGAGAATAAACCGAAAATTAAAACCATAGATCAATTCACTAAAAAAATAGCTCTAGAGTTTTTAAATTCTGTGTTATTGAAATCTAGTGCTAGAAATAGAAACAATTATCGTCTTAACTTAAGTAGCTTGATGCAAACTTTGGAGGATAATGAGATTATTGCTTCTAACCCAATGCGAAAAATATCTGTTCTTAAAAGTATTCCGAAAAGGAATCAAACTTATAGTGCTAATGAACAAGAAGACATATTTAAATACCTAGAAAAGGAAGACCCCATATTACTTCTGTACATTAAATTCATTTCCTACAACCTACTAAGACCAATAGAAGTGTGTAGGTTGAAAATAAAAGATTTTGACTTAAAGAATAACACCATTAAGTTTAAAGCTAAAAACAGCCCTTTAAAAACGAAAATCATTCCTAAGATAATTTTAAAAGAACTTCCTGATTTATCTAAACTGAATCCAGAAAACTTTTTATTCACACCAGTAAAACTTGGTGGTGCTTGGGATGCTACAGAAAACAATAGACGCGATTACTTTTCTAAACGATTTAAAAGCGTAGTAAAAGAAAAGTTTAACTTAGATAATAACCACGGGCTTTATAGCTTTAGACATACATTTATAACAAAATTATACCGTGCTTTAGCGCAAAGCACATCGCCTCATGCTGCAAAAAGTGAATTGATGTCTATAACAGGGCACTCTTCAATGCAGGCTCTTGAAAAATACTTAAGAGATATTGATGCTGAATTACCAAATGATTATTCCGATTTACTATAA
- a CDS encoding viperin family antiviral radical SAM protein, with amino-acid sequence MKNKITLSGFAGTGKSTVGKFIEDQLNYEFISVGNYSRLFAKENYGMTINQFQKHCNNHPELDNLIDEKFKKECNSKESIVIDYRLGFHFIKNAFNVLLKVSNQKASERISLGNRVDEVTSPEAIKLRNESMKTRFLERYNVDFTSDNNYDLVINTDDLTPKEVSQKIIRHYQECNAVIAIPSINFHLWEPCNMRCKFCFATFKDVKQTILPKGHLPEADALKVVENIAAAGFKKITFAGGEPLLCKWLPNLIKKAKQLGMTTMIVTNGSKLTESFLKENTTYLDWIAVSIDSLEDENNIKIGRAITGKSPLSKAFYYDLVDKIKKHGYGLKINTVVNKVNYKDNLTEFIEYAKPQRWKVLQVLPIVGQNDAKIDEFKITTEEYNYFLKTHIDVKTIVPESNDDIKGSYVMVDPAGRFFDNAQGTHNYSKPILEVGVKEAIKTMDYDLGKFLERGGVYNWENNNQDLRKEDSKL; translated from the coding sequence ATGAAAAATAAAATAACGTTAAGTGGATTTGCTGGAACAGGAAAATCTACAGTTGGAAAATTTATTGAAGACCAATTAAATTATGAATTTATATCTGTTGGAAATTACTCCAGATTATTTGCAAAAGAGAATTATGGAATGACAATTAATCAATTTCAAAAACATTGTAATAATCATCCAGAATTAGACAATCTAATTGATGAGAAATTTAAAAAAGAATGTAATAGCAAAGAAAGTATAGTGATTGATTATAGACTTGGGTTTCATTTTATTAAAAATGCTTTTAATGTACTATTAAAAGTATCTAACCAAAAGGCATCTGAAAGAATAAGTTTAGGTAATAGAGTAGATGAGGTAACAAGTCCAGAAGCAATTAAACTAAGAAATGAATCTATGAAAACGCGTTTTTTAGAGCGCTATAATGTTGATTTTACAAGCGACAATAATTATGATTTAGTTATTAATACAGATGATTTAACCCCCAAAGAAGTGTCACAAAAAATAATTAGACATTACCAAGAGTGTAATGCTGTAATAGCAATACCAAGTATCAATTTCCATTTATGGGAACCATGTAATATGCGTTGTAAGTTCTGTTTTGCAACTTTTAAAGATGTTAAGCAGACTATTTTACCAAAAGGGCATTTACCAGAAGCGGACGCTTTAAAAGTTGTTGAAAATATTGCGGCAGCAGGATTTAAAAAAATAACGTTTGCAGGAGGAGAACCTCTATTATGTAAATGGTTACCAAATTTAATTAAGAAAGCAAAGCAATTAGGAATGACTACTATGATTGTAACTAATGGTAGTAAATTAACAGAGTCGTTTTTAAAAGAGAATACAACTTATTTAGATTGGATTGCAGTAAGTATAGATAGTTTAGAAGATGAAAATAATATTAAAATAGGTAGAGCAATTACAGGAAAAAGCCCATTAAGTAAAGCATTTTATTATGATTTAGTGGATAAAATTAAAAAACATGGTTATGGCTTAAAGATTAACACTGTGGTTAATAAAGTAAACTATAAAGACAACTTAACAGAGTTTATTGAATACGCTAAACCACAACGTTGGAAAGTCTTACAAGTATTACCAATAGTTGGACAAAATGATGCTAAAATTGATGAGTTTAAAATTACGACAGAAGAGTACAACTATTTTTTGAAAACACATATAGATGTAAAAACAATAGTACCAGAGTCTAATGATGACATTAAAGGAAGCTATGTAATGGTTGATCCTGCAGGGCGCTTTTTTGACAATGCACAAGGAACACATAATTATAGTAAACCTATTTTAGAAGTAGGTGTAAAAGAAGCTATTAAAACAATGGATTATGATTTAGGTAAGTTTTTAGAAAGAGGAGGTGTTTATAATTGGGAAAATAATAATCAAGACTTAAGAAAGGAGGACTCAAAACTATGA